A single genomic interval of Alcaligenes sp. SDU_A2 harbors:
- a CDS encoding (2,3-dihydroxybenzoyl)adenylate synthase, translating to MMTSIPVEQVWPDNFAQRYREAGHWQGETFGALLRTRAQRHPEREAIIGGQQRWTYGALDHYASQIAAGLLQAGLRKGDRVLVHLPNIPEFVSVVFGLFRAGLLPVYALPAHRITEIAHFANSAPVRAYIGVDQHAGFDYLPLVRELRDRCPQVEQVYIVGQAQEFTSLAQLQASASDADVPVSAAQPSDVAFLQISGGSTGLSKLIARTHDDYIYTLRESARIAGLNESSVFLGALPIAHNFPMSSPGFLGALYAGGKVVLSPAPSPDACFGLIEREGVTDTSLVPPLLLLWLDAAGKSAARLDSLKVIQVGGAKLNAEVAKRVRPTLGVTLQQVFGMAEGLVNYTRLDDPEDTIIHTQGRPISPDDEILIVDDRGQPVAPGQTGYLLTRGPYTIRAYHNNPAANARSFTEDGFYRTGDMVRMTPEGYLVVQGRAGDHINRAGEKISAEEIEDHLLAHPNVFDAAVVSVPDEFLGERSCAFIIPKHEKPRAVELKKWIRSRGLADFKVPDQIVFVDKFMETAALKISRKELRAALRQQLENTVQE from the coding sequence ATGATGACATCTATTCCTGTTGAACAAGTCTGGCCCGATAACTTTGCCCAACGCTATCGCGAGGCCGGCCACTGGCAAGGCGAAACCTTCGGTGCCTTGTTGCGCACGCGTGCCCAACGCCACCCCGAACGCGAAGCCATTATCGGCGGCCAACAACGCTGGACGTATGGGGCGCTGGATCACTATGCCAGCCAGATTGCGGCCGGGTTGCTGCAGGCGGGATTGCGCAAAGGCGACCGGGTTCTGGTGCATCTGCCCAATATCCCCGAATTCGTCAGCGTGGTGTTCGGCCTTTTTCGCGCCGGCCTGCTGCCGGTTTACGCCCTTCCCGCACACCGCATCACCGAAATAGCGCATTTTGCCAACAGCGCACCGGTGCGCGCCTACATCGGCGTGGATCAGCATGCAGGCTTCGATTATTTGCCGCTGGTGCGCGAACTGCGCGACCGCTGCCCACAAGTAGAACAGGTCTACATCGTGGGCCAGGCACAGGAATTTACGTCGCTGGCACAGTTGCAAGCCAGTGCGTCCGATGCTGATGTGCCGGTGTCGGCTGCCCAACCTTCGGATGTCGCCTTTTTGCAGATTTCGGGCGGCAGCACGGGGCTATCCAAACTCATTGCGCGCACGCACGACGACTATATTTACACCTTGCGCGAAAGCGCCCGGATCGCCGGCCTGAACGAATCCAGCGTGTTCCTGGGCGCGCTACCGATTGCGCACAATTTCCCCATGAGCTCGCCCGGCTTCCTGGGCGCGCTGTATGCGGGCGGCAAGGTAGTACTGAGCCCCGCGCCCAGTCCCGACGCCTGCTTCGGACTGATCGAACGCGAAGGCGTTACCGATACCAGTCTGGTGCCGCCACTGCTGCTGTTGTGGCTGGATGCGGCGGGCAAAAGCGCGGCTCGCCTGGACAGCTTGAAGGTCATACAGGTGGGCGGTGCCAAACTGAACGCCGAGGTCGCCAAGCGCGTTCGCCCCACCTTGGGCGTCACCTTGCAGCAGGTGTTCGGCATGGCCGAAGGGCTGGTCAACTACACACGCCTGGACGACCCAGAAGACACTATCATTCATACACAGGGCCGTCCCATCAGCCCGGACGACGAAATCCTGATCGTGGACGACCGCGGCCAGCCCGTAGCGCCCGGCCAGACCGGCTACCTGCTGACGCGCGGCCCCTACACGATCCGTGCTTACCACAACAACCCGGCAGCCAATGCGCGCTCTTTTACCGAGGACGGCTTTTACCGTACGGGCGATATGGTTCGCATGACGCCCGAAGGCTATCTGGTGGTGCAGGGGCGCGCCGGCGACCACATCAACCGCGCCGGCGAAAAGATCTCTGCCGAAGAAATCGAAGATCACCTGCTGGCTCACCCGAACGTATTCGACGCCGCTGTGGTGTCGGTGCCCGACGAGTTCCTGGGCGAACGCAGTTGTGCCTTCATCATTCCCAAACACGAAAAGCCGCGCGCGGTCGAACTGAAAAAATGGATACGCAGCCGCGGTCTGGCCGACTTCAAAGTGCCTGACCAGATCGTTTTCGTGGACAAGTTCATGGAAACCGCCGCCCTGAAGATCAGCCGCAAAGAGCTGCGCGCCGCACTGCGCCAGCAACTGGAAAACACAGTACAAGAATGA
- a CDS encoding branched-chain amino acid ABC transporter permease — MNSRPSFPLPSWLWPVLACLALLSSAAWGDPFLWRFATETLLIGCAVLSINLLIGYGGLVTLGHGAVFGFAGYAAAIASQWLGAGLPVVLLIGVLAGLLLSALMALVSMRTSELFFLVATLVAGQMVWEIAFRWRAVTGGADGLRGFPRLSLGDLPLSAPYTLMVLALILALSCWLLLRSFSRAPIGLALVGLRDQPLRMAALGYQAWRIRLAAFLAAGAATGAAGSLYPFVNQYVSPQQVHWSFSATLIIMGVIGGIRTWRGAFIGATVYLFAQTYLSSYTDRWQLLVGLIFVATVLFMPNGLAERRRKLS; from the coding sequence ATGAATTCCCGACCCTCTTTTCCGCTGCCGTCCTGGCTCTGGCCCGTCCTGGCCTGTCTTGCGCTACTCAGCAGCGCCGCCTGGGGCGACCCTTTTCTGTGGCGTTTCGCCACCGAAACCTTGCTGATCGGCTGCGCCGTGCTCAGCATCAATCTGCTGATCGGCTACGGCGGTCTGGTCACGCTGGGCCACGGTGCCGTTTTTGGCTTTGCAGGCTATGCTGCCGCCATTGCCAGTCAATGGCTGGGTGCAGGCCTGCCTGTGGTGCTGTTGATCGGCGTTCTGGCCGGGCTGCTGCTCTCGGCCTTGATGGCGCTGGTCAGCATGCGCACCTCGGAGCTGTTTTTTCTGGTCGCTACCCTGGTTGCCGGACAGATGGTCTGGGAAATCGCCTTTCGCTGGCGCGCCGTAACTGGCGGAGCGGACGGCCTGCGCGGCTTTCCGCGCCTGAGCCTGGGCGATCTGCCTTTAAGCGCCCCCTACACCCTGATGGTTCTGGCCTTGATCCTGGCCTTGTCGTGCTGGCTGCTGTTGCGCTCCTTCAGTCGCGCCCCGATTGGACTGGCACTTGTGGGCCTGCGCGACCAGCCGCTGCGCATGGCCGCCCTGGGCTATCAGGCCTGGCGCATCCGCCTGGCCGCTTTTCTGGCCGCCGGAGCCGCCACCGGCGCGGCCGGCAGCCTCTATCCCTTCGTCAACCAATACGTCAGCCCCCAGCAAGTTCACTGGAGTTTCTCGGCCACGCTCATCATCATGGGCGTAATCGGCGGCATACGCACCTGGCGCGGGGCCTTCATCGGCGCGACGGTCTACCTATTCGCGCAGACCTACCTCAGTTCATATACCGACCGCTGGCAATTGCTGGTGGGCCTGATTTTCGTGGCTACGGTGCTTTTCATGCCCAACGGCCTGGCCGAACGCCGCCGGAAGCTCTCATGA
- a CDS encoding ABC transporter ATP-binding protein encodes MNPDLSLTAMSARYDNADVLQDISLDIPAGQSVALLGRNGAGKTSLLHSLFNMGPQWRGQIRIKGQEVANWPTHRIARLGMALVPQGRGRFPTLTVAESLRLSGLARRMRADDAWTLERIYTTMPRLFERRQSSCAALSGGERQLLALARALLTQSSILLLDEPSEGLAPMTIEDTLLPQLQQLRREGITVLLAEQNLSLALRLADRALLLGHGQLVYDGCAEQLRQNSDLLHRHLGI; translated from the coding sequence ATGAATCCGGACCTGAGCCTGACGGCCATGTCGGCCCGCTACGACAATGCCGACGTTCTGCAAGACATCTCGCTGGACATCCCAGCCGGCCAATCCGTGGCCCTGTTGGGGCGCAACGGTGCCGGCAAAACCAGCCTGCTACACAGCCTGTTCAATATGGGGCCGCAATGGCGCGGCCAGATCCGCATCAAAGGACAGGAAGTTGCAAACTGGCCCACGCACCGTATTGCCCGGCTGGGCATGGCGTTGGTGCCGCAAGGCCGGGGACGCTTCCCGACGCTAACGGTTGCCGAAAGCCTGCGTCTGTCCGGCCTGGCGCGCCGCATGCGCGCAGACGATGCCTGGACGCTGGAGCGCATCTACACCACCATGCCGCGCCTGTTCGAGCGCCGCCAATCGTCTTGCGCGGCTCTGAGCGGCGGCGAACGGCAGTTGCTGGCGCTGGCCCGCGCCCTGCTGACCCAATCGTCCATCCTGCTTCTGGACGAGCCCAGCGAAGGGCTGGCCCCCATGACCATCGAGGACACCCTGCTGCCACAATTGCAGCAGCTGCGCCGCGAAGGCATTACCGTACTGCTGGCCGAACAGAATCTAAGCCTGGCCCTGCGGTTGGCCGACCGCGCTCTGCTGTTAGGACATGGGCAACTGGTCTACGACGGCTGCGCCGAACAACTGCGCCAGAACAGTGACCTGTTGCACCGCCACCTGGGCATCTAA
- a CDS encoding ABC transporter ATP-binding protein, translated as MNALLSLHSVCLRVGGLDILNEVSLELHAGETLGLIGPNGAGKTTLFNIINGMAHATSGQVLFDGVDLRTRSPIERAQQGLVRSFQTSRIFPELNLLQNLALAIRTRQGGAYRWWGGNAARRNSDAAAHTLLEHSTLAGRGHTLARNLSYGEQRILDLLIALAQQPRVLLLDEPTAGLSESEAQAVMALVHAMRGQCAVLLISHDIDIVFRECDRIAVLSSGVLLTAGTPHDVRRDPGARQAYLGELALETA; from the coding sequence ATGAACGCTTTATTAAGCCTGCATAGTGTCTGCCTGCGCGTGGGCGGGCTGGATATCCTGAACGAGGTCAGCCTGGAGCTGCACGCCGGCGAGACACTGGGCCTGATCGGTCCGAACGGCGCGGGCAAGACCACCTTGTTCAATATCATCAACGGTATGGCGCACGCAACGAGCGGACAGGTGCTGTTCGATGGCGTGGACCTACGGACACGCAGCCCCATTGAACGCGCGCAGCAAGGTCTGGTGCGCAGTTTCCAGACCAGCCGCATTTTTCCCGAACTAAATCTGTTGCAGAACCTGGCCCTGGCCATTCGTACCCGCCAGGGCGGAGCCTACCGCTGGTGGGGTGGCAACGCCGCGCGCCGCAACAGCGATGCCGCCGCCCACACCTTGCTGGAACACAGCACCCTGGCTGGCCGCGGCCATACCCTGGCCCGCAACCTGTCCTACGGCGAACAACGCATTCTGGACCTGCTGATCGCCCTGGCCCAACAACCACGCGTGCTGTTGCTGGACGAGCCGACCGCCGGCCTGTCCGAATCCGAGGCGCAGGCAGTCATGGCGTTGGTGCATGCCATGCGCGGCCAATGCGCCGTGCTGCTGATCAGCCACGATATCGATATCGTATTCCGGGAGTGCGACCGCATCGCCGTGTTGTCCTCGGGCGTCTTGCTGACAGCCGGCACACCCCACGATGTGCGCCGCGACCCCGGTGCACGCCAGGCTTACCTGGGCGAACTGGCCCTGGAGACAGCATGA
- a CDS encoding phosphopantetheine-binding protein produces MNHSITLERMRQDIAAMLHEDPQDVLDDDNLMDLGLDSMRVMTLATRWRQAGAPIEFSEMASVVTLGQWWALIERAQQNAR; encoded by the coding sequence ATGAACCACTCGATTACCCTGGAGCGCATGCGACAGGACATTGCAGCCATGCTGCACGAAGATCCCCAAGACGTGCTGGACGACGACAACTTGATGGACCTGGGCCTGGACTCGATGCGCGTCATGACGTTGGCCACCCGTTGGCGCCAGGCCGGCGCACCCATCGAATTCTCGGAGATGGCCTCGGTCGTCACCCTGGGCCAATGGTGGGCGCTGATCGAACGCGCCCAGCAGAACGCCCGCTGA
- a CDS encoding 4'-phosphopantetheinyl transferase family protein: MSPRLFMLPVPLPSSLLPWMQAQVPDSTLARIARLRRTADQHLSLLAHAALRHLLAPLLGCAARDIPMRSLPHGKPVLDMARPELHFSLSHSGQRVLLGIAGQPLGVDIEATHVPVDAALPALCSLPAELHWLHSDLDFYALWCAKEAALKQAGTGLSIGPKELMLDRHPNLGCSVQSPHSVLNGLHVCSRTPEPGYAAALCLQQTLPVWCIERLEPEQLPDSRLGSNA; the protein is encoded by the coding sequence ATGTCGCCGCGCCTGTTCATGCTGCCGGTACCGCTGCCGTCCAGTCTGCTGCCCTGGATGCAAGCCCAGGTGCCCGACAGCACCCTGGCCCGCATCGCCCGGCTGCGTCGTACCGCCGACCAGCACCTGAGCCTGCTGGCCCATGCCGCCCTGCGCCACCTGCTGGCACCACTGCTGGGCTGCGCCGCCCGCGACATCCCCATGCGCAGCCTGCCGCACGGCAAGCCTGTTCTGGACATGGCCCGGCCCGAACTGCACTTTAGCCTGTCGCACAGCGGTCAGCGCGTGCTGCTGGGCATAGCGGGCCAGCCGTTGGGCGTGGACATCGAAGCCACCCATGTGCCCGTAGACGCCGCCCTGCCCGCACTGTGCAGCCTGCCCGCCGAACTGCACTGGCTACATAGCGACCTAGACTTCTATGCCCTATGGTGCGCCAAGGAAGCCGCCCTGAAACAAGCGGGGACCGGCTTGAGCATAGGCCCAAAGGAGTTGATGTTGGACAGACACCCAAACCTGGGGTGCTCCGTACAATCGCCCCACTCGGTGTTAAACGGCCTGCATGTGTGCAGCCGCACGCCTGAACCAGGGTACGCGGCCGCACTTTGCCTGCAGCAGACTTTGCCAGTCTGGTGTATCGAGCGCCTGGAACCGGAACAACTGCCCGACAGTCGGTTAGGTTCCAACGCTTAA
- a CDS encoding amino acid adenylation domain-containing protein: MPVPIADLPLRPLTEAQEGLWYAQRLDPLNPVFNTGHCTQIRSPLDLALFTHAVNTTLAEADALALRMVDTPDGPRQYLCAASRITLEIQDLSDTQGAGEQAQRMVQADLHTPLDPTQAPLARHILFILGPDHYLWYQRIHHLAADGYGMALIEARVVKLYQALLQQSTDRGEALLPFAQWQQDDLAYRQSERRAKDRQFWQDALASAEPAQSLAESQALSDHRFLIARAPVAPVLTEKLQALSQRIDISWPDVLTALTAAYVRRHTRQDDCIVGVPWMGRLGNVSARVVATVMNVTPLRLQIDESQPLDRFLIDTAKALRQTRRHGRYRSEQLRRDLGLLGGMRRLHGPIINVLPFDAPYAQAGLNASQTVLCAGPVEDLNFTFRAQPDAGGMRLEVEANPRLYSQEQIQAHLQRLEQFLIRALQADTLCAVPTLTEAEHRHWIETVNQTAHPVPETTLWALIETQLRSRPEQPGLEFEGQTLSYAQIDRQTANLAAQLRQAGVQTGDIVAVALPRSLDLVLSLLAIHRAGAGYLPLDPQQPQERLNAILQAAQPRLLLAQAGCTLQAPVLVPRPQDPTATAAWTPAGPHDPAYIIYTSGSTGAPKGVLINHDAIVNRLLWMQAHYRIGPDDRILQKTPATFDVSVWEFFLPFISGATLVVAPPDAHKDPARIARLVRESAISVLHFVPSMLASFLDEPAARGLTPRLVFCSGEELPATTRDRFHATLQAELHNLYGPTEAAVDVSWWPASRQDRSQPVPIGFPVWNTALYILDEQLRPVPPGVAGHLYLAGRQLAQGYWGRPDLTAERFVRDPYALHGARMYATGDVARWREDGAVVFLGRSDHQIKLRGQRIELGEIEAVLARHPDVAHAAVIAREDTPGQMRIVAYWVPQEGSAGDQTALSTYVGEHLPSYMVPAAWVALPTLPVTANGKLDRKALPAPTRDLRPAGRTLTGAAEQQIAAAFGQVLERSGPFYADDDFFALGGHSLLAARLALILREQRGQDLSLGTIFEFPTIARLARHLEQAGTVAGDGFGPLITLRPAQHEQPALFVVHPAGGLSWCYGALARRLPPGRAIHGLQATVLSTPDMELDSRLDEMARAYVDRLEQAQPHGPYHLAGWSVGGIIAQAMAVELRRRDRDVGMLALLDAYPSDAWRDQPEPEPNAIYKALLHIAGHDPDSLPDVALTREGVIGFLQRSGHPLAALPDARLDRVFQVVENNNRLVRHHRHQTYDGPVLYFRAALDHAGTNLHPNLWQPYVAQLRSHDLAALHAHLTGPDAVAVMAPLMESAMSQAEQAVLQTALDV; the protein is encoded by the coding sequence ATGCCTGTCCCGATTGCCGATCTCCCTCTGCGCCCGCTGACTGAAGCCCAGGAAGGACTGTGGTACGCCCAGCGCCTGGACCCGCTCAACCCCGTATTCAATACCGGCCACTGCACGCAGATCCGCTCACCGCTGGACCTGGCCCTGTTTACCCATGCCGTCAACACCACGCTGGCCGAGGCCGACGCCCTGGCGCTGCGCATGGTGGACACGCCCGATGGGCCACGCCAGTATCTCTGCGCGGCATCGCGCATCACACTGGAAATACAGGACCTGTCGGACACACAGGGTGCCGGCGAACAGGCCCAGCGTATGGTGCAGGCCGACTTGCACACCCCGCTGGACCCCACGCAAGCACCTCTGGCCCGCCACATATTGTTTATCCTCGGTCCGGATCACTACTTGTGGTATCAACGCATACACCACCTGGCGGCCGACGGTTACGGCATGGCCCTGATCGAAGCCCGCGTGGTCAAGCTATATCAGGCCCTGCTGCAGCAAAGCACCGATCGGGGCGAGGCGCTGCTGCCCTTTGCGCAATGGCAGCAGGACGATCTGGCCTACAGGCAATCCGAACGCCGCGCCAAGGACCGTCAGTTCTGGCAAGATGCGCTGGCCAGCGCCGAACCGGCCCAGAGCCTAGCCGAATCCCAGGCCCTCAGCGATCATCGCTTCTTAATAGCGCGCGCGCCCGTCGCCCCCGTGCTGACAGAAAAGCTGCAAGCACTGTCGCAACGTATAGACATCAGTTGGCCCGACGTCCTGACTGCACTGACGGCCGCCTATGTGCGCCGCCATACACGCCAGGACGACTGTATCGTGGGGGTGCCCTGGATGGGCCGCTTGGGCAATGTCAGCGCGCGCGTCGTGGCCACCGTCATGAATGTGACGCCGCTGCGCCTGCAGATCGACGAGTCCCAGCCGCTGGACCGGTTTTTGATCGACACCGCCAAGGCCTTGCGCCAGACTCGCCGCCACGGCCGCTACCGCAGCGAACAACTGCGCCGCGACCTGGGCCTGCTGGGTGGCATGCGCCGCCTGCATGGCCCCATCATCAATGTGCTGCCCTTTGATGCGCCCTACGCGCAGGCCGGCCTGAACGCCAGCCAGACCGTACTGTGCGCCGGCCCGGTCGAAGACTTGAACTTCACCTTTCGCGCCCAGCCGGACGCCGGCGGCATGCGCCTGGAAGTCGAGGCCAATCCACGCCTGTACAGCCAGGAGCAGATCCAGGCCCACCTGCAACGCCTGGAACAGTTCCTGATTCGCGCCTTGCAGGCCGACACGCTTTGCGCCGTGCCCACCCTGACCGAGGCCGAGCACCGCCACTGGATAGAAACCGTCAACCAGACCGCTCATCCCGTACCCGAAACCACGCTCTGGGCGCTGATCGAAACACAGCTGCGCAGTCGGCCCGAACAGCCCGGCCTGGAGTTCGAGGGCCAGACCCTCAGCTACGCCCAGATCGACCGACAAACCGCCAATCTGGCCGCCCAACTGCGTCAGGCAGGCGTGCAAACCGGGGATATCGTAGCCGTGGCCCTGCCGCGTTCGCTGGATCTGGTGCTGTCGCTGCTGGCCATACACCGGGCCGGTGCCGGCTATCTGCCCCTGGACCCACAACAGCCGCAGGAGCGTCTGAACGCCATCTTGCAGGCCGCCCAACCGCGTCTGCTGCTGGCCCAGGCGGGCTGCACCTTGCAAGCCCCGGTTCTGGTGCCTCGCCCGCAAGACCCGACCGCGACAGCGGCCTGGACGCCTGCCGGTCCGCACGACCCGGCCTACATCATCTACACCTCGGGTTCGACCGGCGCGCCCAAAGGGGTGTTGATCAACCACGATGCTATCGTCAACCGCTTGCTGTGGATGCAAGCGCACTACCGCATCGGTCCAGACGACCGCATTCTGCAAAAAACCCCGGCAACCTTCGACGTGTCGGTCTGGGAGTTCTTTTTGCCCTTCATCAGCGGTGCTACGCTGGTGGTCGCGCCGCCGGACGCGCACAAAGACCCCGCGCGCATCGCCCGCCTCGTACGCGAATCAGCCATCAGCGTGCTGCACTTCGTGCCTTCCATGCTGGCTTCCTTCCTGGACGAACCGGCCGCCCGCGGGCTCACGCCACGGCTGGTGTTCTGCAGCGGCGAAGAACTGCCGGCCACCACCCGCGACCGCTTTCACGCGACCTTGCAGGCCGAACTACACAATCTGTACGGCCCCACCGAAGCCGCCGTGGACGTCTCCTGGTGGCCCGCATCGCGCCAGGACCGCTCACAGCCCGTACCCATCGGCTTTCCGGTCTGGAATACCGCGCTGTACATCCTGGACGAACAATTACGCCCCGTGCCGCCCGGCGTGGCCGGTCACCTGTATCTGGCCGGACGCCAACTGGCGCAAGGTTACTGGGGCCGCCCCGATCTGACCGCCGAGCGCTTTGTGCGCGACCCCTATGCCTTGCACGGCGCGCGCATGTACGCTACCGGCGACGTAGCCCGCTGGCGCGAGGACGGTGCCGTGGTCTTTCTGGGCCGTTCGGATCACCAGATCAAACTGCGCGGCCAACGCATAGAACTAGGCGAAATCGAAGCCGTGCTGGCCCGCCACCCGGATGTGGCCCACGCGGCAGTCATTGCCCGCGAGGACACGCCCGGCCAGATGCGCATCGTGGCTTACTGGGTGCCCCAAGAGGGCAGCGCCGGCGATCAGACCGCCCTATCCACATACGTCGGCGAACACCTGCCCTCGTACATGGTGCCTGCTGCCTGGGTCGCGCTGCCGACGCTGCCCGTCACGGCCAACGGCAAACTGGACCGCAAAGCCTTGCCCGCTCCTACACGGGATCTGCGGCCTGCCGGCAGAACATTGACCGGAGCGGCCGAGCAGCAGATCGCCGCCGCCTTCGGGCAGGTGCTGGAGCGCAGCGGACCTTTCTATGCAGACGACGACTTCTTCGCCTTGGGCGGACATTCGCTGTTGGCCGCCCGTCTGGCCCTGATCCTGCGTGAACAGCGCGGTCAGGACTTGTCCCTGGGCACGATCTTTGAATTTCCGACCATCGCCCGCCTGGCACGCCATCTGGAACAGGCCGGCACCGTCGCCGGCGACGGCTTCGGCCCGCTGATCACCCTGCGCCCCGCGCAGCACGAGCAGCCCGCCTTGTTCGTGGTGCATCCGGCCGGCGGTCTTTCCTGGTGCTACGGCGCGCTGGCACGCCGCCTGCCGCCGGGACGCGCCATCCACGGCCTGCAAGCCACCGTGCTGTCGACTCCGGACATGGAACTGGACAGCCGCCTGGACGAGATGGCTCGCGCCTATGTGGACCGACTGGAACAAGCCCAGCCGCACGGCCCGTATCACCTGGCGGGCTGGTCAGTAGGTGGCATCATCGCCCAGGCCATGGCCGTGGAACTGCGCCGCCGCGACCGCGATGTGGGCATGCTGGCTCTGCTGGACGCCTACCCCAGCGACGCCTGGCGCGACCAGCCCGAACCCGAACCCAACGCCATCTACAAAGCCTTGCTGCACATTGCCGGACACGACCCGGACAGCCTGCCCGATGTCGCGCTGACCCGCGAAGGCGTCATCGGTTTTCTGCAGCGCAGTGGTCACCCGCTGGCAGCGCTGCCCGACGCGCGCCTGGACCGGGTATTCCAAGTTGTGGAAAACAATAACCGGCTGGTGCGCCATCACCGCCATCAAACCTACGACGGCCCGGTACTGTACTTTCGCGCCGCCCTGGACCATGCTGGCACGAACCTGCACCCGAACCTGTGGCAACCCTATGTCGCGCAGTTGCGCAGCCACGACCTTGCCGCCCTGCACGCTCATCTGACCGGTCCCGATGCCGTGGCCGTCATGGCCCCGCTGATGGAATCGGCCATGAGCCAGGCCGAACAGGCCGTGCTCCAAACCGCACTCGATGTCTGA
- a CDS encoding branched-chain amino acid ABC transporter permease: MSYFLLQVLNALSFSALLMLAGLGLSLVLSMMNFINLTHGSFFLLGGYIGVQWLASGAPWWLAFPAAFVLCALTGWLLNQFPFRQFYQRPHLMQVLLTYGLSVIFADLMRWGFSADTLSPVLPQALRGGVWILGLPFPTYRLFLIVAGLALALLFWLLLDRTLWGAAIRACVQDAQIVETLGLDSRRLFAIGMALSTGLAGLGGALGAGMLSVYPGLDEEILLLALLVVVVGGLNSVRGTLLCALILGFVSTFARMWVPSFANAATLAAMLGMLLIWPRGLGGPVARQV, translated from the coding sequence TTGTCTTACTTTCTGCTTCAAGTTCTTAACGCCCTGTCCTTCTCGGCTCTGCTGATGTTGGCAGGGCTGGGGCTGTCCCTGGTGCTCAGCATGATGAACTTCATCAACCTGACCCACGGTTCATTTTTCCTGCTGGGCGGCTATATCGGCGTGCAGTGGCTGGCCTCGGGAGCCCCCTGGTGGCTGGCCTTTCCAGCGGCCTTCGTGCTGTGCGCCCTGACCGGCTGGCTGTTGAACCAGTTTCCGTTTCGCCAGTTTTACCAGCGCCCCCACCTGATGCAGGTGCTGCTGACCTACGGCCTGTCCGTCATCTTTGCCGATCTGATGCGCTGGGGCTTTAGCGCCGACACCCTCTCGCCTGTGCTCCCCCAGGCGCTGCGCGGCGGCGTATGGATTCTGGGCCTGCCTTTTCCGACCTACCGCCTGTTCCTGATCGTGGCCGGACTGGCCCTGGCCCTGCTGTTCTGGCTGCTGCTGGACCGCACGCTATGGGGCGCGGCCATACGCGCCTGCGTGCAGGATGCCCAGATCGTCGAAACCCTGGGCCTGGATTCACGCCGTCTGTTTGCCATCGGCATGGCCTTGTCCACCGGGCTGGCCGGACTGGGCGGGGCGCTGGGTGCCGGCATGCTGTCTGTCTACCCCGGCCTGGACGAAGAAATTTTGCTGCTGGCTCTGCTGGTCGTGGTGGTAGGCGGCCTCAACTCCGTGCGCGGCACCCTGTTGTGCGCCCTGATCCTGGGCTTTGTCAGCACCTTCGCCCGCATGTGGGTGCCATCTTTTGCCAATGCCGCCACGCTGGCGGCCATGCTGGGCATGCTGCTCATCTGGCCGCGTGGCCTGGGTGGCCCTGTCGCGCGCCAAGTCTGA